The window GGCCGTCTGACCGCAGtatggagtgtggggcctccctgctgctgcggagtcggggcggtctacctctccccaccgcagggaaaagggtaacaccacctgggtctgggtgcagttcccccctccaggggcaggggtacctagacccggttggtagagtacgcttggggagtgtgatcgtgtgtacaacgtctcttcatgtctgtctccacgttggttgagtgtggagtaagtgcatatgagagcatgagggtgggaatggatgtttgtgtctgtgtgtgcctgtatgtttgtATCTATATGTCaagttgggtatcagacgccacctctctggggacatctcaggccctccaaggtttggaggcctatctccacccaccaccacttcccctgccggtggcagactccctcaggtgtcggtgcgttggtggttctttgtgtccggggatgggcgtccaggtacacaccggctcactccttggcggccgcttatcggggcctggagcctggggctcgctcgggccacttcggaggtggggtgcccccggcctctcggcctggggctcggtcactcaggcacggctggctgccggcggagctcacgggcgcgtcactgcaactccccctggcttctgctccgcggctgctgagtgagccctcatctgggactctcctcagctcttactgggacagtggcgcagctgcccctctgtgggtcttccttggtctcttgtgttctgggggcctctggatgtctggagttttgatctcctccatacccgcttcacaccctggaggacggggctgtggctccccacactccctagcagatcgttacatggagaaacctttggaatgcaagcatgctgatccacacaacTGGTGCAGAACGCTGCCGCTCGCCTGTTGACCGGttcaaaaaaaagagaccacatcactccggttctctgctctctccactggctcccagttgcctttaggattgattttaaaatcttattgctggcttttaaggttttaaatggCACTGCACCTTCTTACCTGTCAGAACTCCTTAGTACTTATCGCCCcaggagatctttgaggtcagccgacctgatgcttttagatgttcccaggtataaattaaagacaaagggagagagggcgtttgctgtggctgcacccagactgtggaacagtttacctcctcacGTCAGACTCTCCAAAAGcctagaaacttttaaaaccgctcttaaaactcacctcttttcattggcttttagaaaggtttaatttatttgttttatatatttttattttatttttatcagcgAGGTGTTATTACGAAATTGTGTTCTATTgtattttatctgtatttactgtacagcactttggtcagccttggttgtttttaaatgtgctctataaataaacttgacttgacaggtgtgcacacaggtgtacacacgggtattcacagacgcagactacagctttcttggctgctgcctcaaagcacattgtgcgctgtctatcttgcgtgctgcacaatatcgtttattacttagtatctactgatatttactgctagctagtttattgtgatggtgccgtttttttttattatgttgctctttgttgtttgctttctcttctgttttttttctccatacaggtgacccaggtgttttttttttttggttttttttttctttctttcttccccccgtctcttctcccctttggtcttctttctctccctctctttctttcattctttctccctgtcctatcccccagtcatgtctgtcccgtttgtagcaactgaaaataaaataaattcataattataataaaggtcaatcaaatggaccaatatggcaaggccatgatgatccacttggtaaaataaatccgcttggcatctttcttggcctgaagacaacaattctgatggctaaagatccaaacgggacacaaaaaaaaaaaaaaaaaaaaaaaaaaaaattggtgtatctcaaaaataaaactatgaagacactcaaaataaatttcctgttgttgtaaactattttttgcaacttttttgtattcaaagttttgagggataagcctcttaaatttctccaagtagaaatatatgtaaaaaaaccagaaacgattttcaatttttttgtagtttattgcacttttttgcaattaatgtagttactatggacttaatgcatacatattattaaaatatgggctataatggttgtattgatgtatagcaacttgaaatgctcccaaaaatggcactacccatatggaaaagatatatataaatcttataaagtttttatctgtcttgtatgaaacttgtatgaaaagcatacaagagtgaaaacacatataagatcccttgaaaaattatataatgaaacttgtatgttttgtatacttactaaaaaatatatgaaagcaatgagaaagtggccactttcatgagtaaatcatatatgtttttactatttcttttccatatgggtacaacatgtaaaaatataaagtaagctctggcggacttggttctatggtaggtcttaaagggttaatatttaaacctattttctgtacattccagcacataaaataaaatgttttttgtgtttacactcagtctttcaaaaagatgcaagtaaaacacagcagaaaataaataaaatcaaagactagctgTCCTGTTTCTCTATTTTCACCTTTAAAGCAGGAGTGTGGTAGGCGGAGGTGTGCTCTGGTGCaagtgtgccgcagcggtcagtggaagaatccatgagtttctctgtgaatttcccattacgttgtTGTGCACTTCGTGCTTGTTTAGGTGTTTTTTTcggtgtaaaaagaagttttcttcccatgtaCAATAGACgccaatgtttttgtcactttttatggaataaaacttaaagtaaggtcagtagttccacgctttaaacgctacACGCTTATATTCTCTCCCGCACTctatatattatccattgttgatctgcacaatGGATAGCAAGcatgttgtcacgaacgtcgcactcgcttacgtcactgtcatgagacattctgctaaaaaaaatcacggttttagtaacgcagcgttcctacgggaaagtaacggtaatctaattaccgtttttgcgatagtaatcccttactttactcgttacttgaaaaaagttataagcaacgcgttactgcccatctctgctcatgAGTAATATGTATGGGACTAATATTGTTGGTAATGATGCTCCCATATAGcagacaggtctggcccggatttGGTGTCAAGCTGGCACTGCTGGCATGGTAAGttgtatgtcatccagatatgggcccgGCCTGGtgtagatggcactgtttatatgatggcatgccatatctggccTGAAATAATAaattgaaattttgagaaaataagtcaaaatttcgagttatggatcctttttgTGTGTGGCAGAAACAGGTTTCCATAGGATATTGATGTTATGTAACAATGATGATAAAAACAATAGAACATAATTTGATTGAGCAAAACCAATTTATTAACAACTATtagtataaataaaacattcattCTGTTATCTAGGAACTGGAACCAGCTTTAAATGTGactaaaataatgataaaacaatCAATTCTCTAATCATTGACTAACTGATGAATCACTGCAGCTCCAATATATTGTTGCATTTGACAACCCACTACAGCAACTAAAGAATAAAACCACTAACcagactgatgacagatttCAAACATGCTGAATATGAAGAGTAGTATCATTTAAACTCACATGATTATCAGCCATAAGAACAAATTCAGATTTATATTGATGTAAGGTATATAAATGTAAGTACAGTTTGAATCAGTGCAACATTATTTTCACACATCAATGGACCACTGAACTTCTCAGCTTCTAAAATGTAAAGCCTCATTTAGAATCTACACAAGTACATATAATGGTCAGGGATCAACATGAACCTGTCTTCTCTATTTGACTTTAATCAACTCTGCAGTAACtccagctgaaaaataaagccaaagtccagcatagagcggctgagtgaatgtggtctggactctgtggaggagagtcatggtttcagagacgctgtagaaagacagaatacctgctctgtgatccaggtacactcctactctggTGGACGGAGGACCTGAGAGGACAGTTTGGACTTTGTTGTGCCAAAATTTAAAACCATTTGAATCATAACATAATGACCAAGACTTGTCATTGTATCCAAACCCACGTTTTTCGCCCAACCCTGCTCTGCTGATATTCTTGTATGCGACTGCAACGCCAACTCCTCCccctctccactccacctcccagtaacaacgtccAGTCAGACTCTCTCTACTCAGGACCTGAAACCATCCTGTGAATCTGTCTGAATGATCAGAATAAGACTGTTGTTGTTTGAACATCATCAATTTTACTTTTCTGTTCCCATCAGATAATAACAGATGTGTGTGAGttgtgtttggatccagtgtgatttcatgtgaatattttaagaatccagctctggtctttggctctgctggtgacagtaaaacatcctcttcagtgactgtcagtgagatgtttgtccattcctctctcagaatgtcctgtagtctatctctggtctctgacacagctgctgtcacatcctcaaagtagctcagaggacgaatattgatgctggatgagtgtgtagactcactgagtgctgacagtgaggggtagttgtgtagaaactggttgtgatcctctgtgtgtgagagctgctccagctcgccgtctttcctcttcagctcagcgatctcctgctccagcttctcctgaagctctttgactcgactcacttcagtttcctgctgggatctgacctgctgcttcacatcagagcttcttttctggatgagacggatcagctcagtgaacatcttctcactgtcctccactgctttatcagcagagccactgatggcctccacctcctgttgaagcagcttcacatctttctctcgctcctggattctctgctggatgtttagtCGTCTCACCTCGagctccttctgcttctcagtcctttctgctgcagctgggacTGTTTCACGGCCTTTATGTTCATCTATTGtgcagagataacagatactctgctgatcagtacgacagaaaatcttcatcacctcatcatgacgagagcagatgttctcctggagcttcttggagggggccaccagcttgtgtttctttaatggaGCTGCATCATAGTGAGGTTGGaggtgtttctcacagtaagaGGCTGGACAAGATAAACAGGACTTGATGGCTTTCAGCTTCCTCccagtgcagacatcacaggccacatcttcaggtccagcatagcagagatcagctggagcagcttggagtgcggtcttcttcagctcctccactaACTCTGCTAACATTGTGCTTTTCACCAGGAGAGGTCTCGGTGTGAAGGCCTGCCtacactgagggcagctgtggattcccTTCTTGTCCTCTTCGTCAAAGTGGGTTTCAATACAGTTCctgcagtagctgtgtccacaggcTGTAGTCACCGGATTTAtcagtagatccaaacagaTTGAACAAGAGAAGCTTTCTGGGTGCAGCTGAACTCCTTTCTGTGCCATTTTACCTCTCAGCATCTGTGCCTGTGTGAGTTTCTCTTCCGTATAACTGAGACTAGTCTGAGCTCTGATCTCAACAAAATCTTCAGTAAATGGAGCCTATCAGATCCTACATGTCACCACATGTTGGTTACACCAATTGTAAGCGCCAGACgtctgctttatatttttatttacaattgagttcatgtttgttttataattcATAGATTCATTACATAAGTCATCTTTTCAGgattaataaatgtgaaaatatatgtgtttacataaagtaatttTAAGTCACTGTTTTGGGATTGGAACCTAAAAGAGGGAAGGGGAGGAGCATGGACAGAGAGGTTTCGGAGTCTCATGGTTTTCTGACCGTGTGCACAGGTAGTTCTGGATAACTGCTATTTTTCTGGAACTTTCATGCTTATTTAGGAAGGAGTTCATTGTTACATCTTcagtttgtaataaataaacagtcttCAAATCATAATGCAACTGGAAgcatttcttttggaaaccaGGAACACGCGTCAGCCATAGACTCCCTTTTTTTGAACTTGGTTTATTGGAAATTACCCTACATTTAGTCAGAAAACCCTCTTGCTCCTTTTTTGGGAAAAGGAATACTGAAAAGGATCATGCTTAGCAACGAATGGCCGTGCACTGTGGATTGAAGGTAATAGCCTACTTGGAGGAAGAAACACGGTAAGCAGTGAAAACAAGCTTTGCTACTGTGGAAATTTGTCATAATGCATGAGAGTGATGAAGAACTAGTGTGTGGAAAAAGAGAAtcaaaaaatgacagaaaaggctGTCGAGGAAAAGCTGCACAGGTTGACCCAGTCTAGAAAGGCTAAGCTAGGCCACCTAACTAGCCAAGCTAATCAGCTCGAACAGCTAATGGAAGATGATGCTAACGTGAATGCTGTTAAGCAGAAATTGCGTTTAGACTACCAAAATTCATTTGGAGAACTGTGTAAGATAAATGATAGTTTGAGTATTAATGCATGAGGAAgaattcaaggttcaaggttccttatttgtcacatgcatagttatacaagtataactatggggcgaccgtggctcagggggttgggaagcgtatctgtaacctgaaggtcgccggttcgatccccgggctctctgtcctggtcgttgtgtccttgggcaagacactttaccctaccgcctactggtgttggccagaggggccgatggcgcgatatggcagcctcgcttctgtcagtctgccccagggcagctgtggctacaaccgtagcttgcctccaccagtgtgtgaatgcgagaatgaatgaatagtggtattgtaaagcgctttgggtgccttgaaaagcgctatataaatccaatccatcattattattattattattattattataacacacagtgaaatgtagcctgacacgctcctcgacatgtgcaaaaattgggggggggggctgtagaggaagaacattatatatatatatatatatatatatatatatatatatatatatatatatatattaggggtgcaacgatacacaaaattcacggttcggttcggttcgatactttggtgtcacggttcgatattttttcgatacaaaaaaaatgttcatgcctttttaatttgtcatttattaaaattataaatatatattttaactcaaaagtatagttttcactcacataagctcagcgattctctgcgcgatcaacctctcacatgtttaagcttgctgcgggagatttcacttgtcatgtttgcatagtaagctaacgattaataagacgatgtcagaggaattggtgcacaaattatcatcactcacagatcagtgctgtcgctctctatacacagttcgcgcgattgcaaagtgaaagcaaaaaaataagcgcaaattcaaacgcgatttcaatatgtcacatattgacagtggctcaccgatgccaatgacataattacccagctacatttccgaaagaatgcaaaagcattgacatatatttttccttcctgtggGCAGGGCAgcgatagattttggtagcccgactgaaaaaaaatcgctagccccgggacgtcgggctagcgatattgcgagccctgtatctgattgaggaatcactcatctttggaaaagagagtttattacagagaaatgtctctttccaaaataaaagctatactatccgcttcttctgggctatattgtcagcagcatattaaacagctgtctaaatgactcggctaaagttagtagcatgcttgcttgttttttttctgcttccacttgtctttgcactaggatgatgtcggcgtaaatgtgcagtcatattcgttgtgttcccactagtgctttcaggttaatctcgttgaaatgaccttaacgccacagcacggcaaatctccgttaacgagctaccgccgatcgctccgtgcatggggctagacggccaacatgttaacgagctaactgcgctaacacactagttcccacccatgtaattgagcattgcgtggcacatccaacatactgttttactttagtccatgactcgcttaccttcagggtcatacgtcacatgaaaaccaaaataattccaaaggccagatctgaatgagggtgggggaggtccatgttacaaggagagcttaacttctgtctcgctagctttccctgcgctcttccttctgacgatgctgtctgtgttgagcgctcagtgaatctgcgttcgactacgccgcctaggctgcactgtcgagcctaggcggagtagtcgaacgcagattcactgagcgctcaacacagacagcatcgtcagaaggaaagttgataaagtaaattacaaatgttgtattgttcgatacatatgcgtaccgaaccgaaagcactgtatcgaacggttcaatatcgatacgaatatcgttgcacccctaatatatatatatatagtatatagtatatacattgggtgaatgtgcagtagtagcagcaagcaggtgaattctgtacattaataagaatagacatctgactattttacaggatagacaatataaacatatttaaaattaaaggaatttgaaatgtacattgtgcctttttttagtgtctggaagagagtcctgtctcagtcaattatagatgatgtgaaaTGATGTGagcgggcgggtgtgtgtgtttagggcacggatggcttggggatagaagctcctcttgagtctctctgtccttgcccggaagatgcggaaccttctaccagattgcagaagttggaacagtttgttgccaggatgggacgggtccttcagtatctgcgctgctctagtccggcatctcctggtgtaggtgtcctgaagcggggggagagcaatcctgcagcagcgttctgctgtacggatcactctctggagagctttttggtccttcacacagctgttcccaaaccacgatgtcatgttctgtgtgaggatgctctccacagcgcctgtatagaaaatcctgaggatctttggagagaccctgaacttcctcagttgtcgtaggtgatacaggcgctgcctagcctttttggtctggacctgaatgtgggcagcccatgtcagctctgaggagatgtggacaccaagatacttgaaggactgcaccctctccactggagctccattgatgataatgggcttgtagtctctgtgctgaccccttctgaagtccaccaccagctccttggtcttgccgacgttcagctggaggtggttgtcctggcaccatgatgccagattcttcacttcatccatgtaggccgtctcatcgttgttggagatggcacccaacaccactgtgtcgtcagcaaacttcacaatggtgttggagccatgggtggccacacagtctgaagtgtagagggagtagagcagtggcgagaggacacatttctgaggtgctcctgtgttgatggtgatgctgttggagaagcacctgcccaccctcaccacctgagttctgccagtgaggaagtccaacacccatgcacacagatggctgttaagtcccagatccctcagctttgtgaacagtctgcagggcactattgtgttaaacgctgaactgtaatcaacaaacagcattcgcacatagttaccctgtttcttgtccacatggctgagagtggtgtgtaggacgtgggcgatggcatcctctgtggatctgttggatctgtaggcgaactgcagcggatctgtggtgtctgggatggaggaggagatgatgttcttcagcagcctctcaaacaccttcattactaccgaggtcagtgcaactggccggtaatcgttcagggatgagggtttgctgttcttgggcacagggatgatggtggatcttttgaagcatgtggggaccacagacttcgccagggactcgttgaagatgtaagtgaacacacctgctagctggtcagcgcagcagacggccggtgatgccgtctggccccgccgctttccttgtgttcactctcttcAATgtcgctcggacgtcatgctccgcgatgctggtcaccggtctctcgctgatgacgtcactgtcctcggtagtcaggcggtagatagcattagccgcctggctaacctcgaaatgggcgtagaactgattcagctcgttggtgaatgctgagtcggcgttgatcggcgcagtgtccctggctttgtagtccgtaatggtgcgtagtccgtgccacatactccgtgtgtcgccctggtggaagcggtactccacacgttcccggtaccgcgtttggcatctctcaccgcgtgccgcacgccgtatgaggccgctttgtaggcgctcatatcgccagtggcgagacccgcgttgtaggaggcggtcctggcgttgACTGCAGTacggatcgatctgtccatccacggtttctggtttgggaatgtggtgactctcgcagtggggataatctcctccgaATTTGAAAAGGACCAAAGTTCTTGGTATGAACCTAATGCTAGTCGTATTCGTGGATTCATGCAACATGTGGAAACGTGGGTTAAAGCAGCT of the Astatotilapia calliptera unplaced genomic scaffold, fAstCal1.2 U_scaffold_1, whole genome shotgun sequence genome contains:
- the LOC113017207 gene encoding tripartite motif-containing protein 16-like is translated as MLRGKMAQKGVQLHPESFSCSICLDLLINPVTTACGHSYCRNCIETHFDEEDKKGIHSCPQCRQAFTPRPLLVKSTMLAELVEELKKTALQAAPADLCYAGPEDVACDVCTGRKLKAIKSCLSCPASYCEKHLQPHYDAAPLKKHKLVAPSKKLQENICSRHDEVMKIFCRTDQQSICYLCTIDEHKGRETVPAAAERTEKQKELEVRRLNIQQRIQEREKDVKLLQQEVEAISGSADKAVEDSEKMFTELIRLIQKRSSDVKQQVRSQQETEVSRVKELQEKLEQEIAELKRKDGELEQLSHTEDHNQFLHNYPSLSALSESTHSSSINIRPLSYFEDVTAAVSETRDRLQDILREEWTNISLTVTEEDVLLSPAEPKTRAGFLKYSHEITLDPNTTHTHLLLSDGNRKVKLMMFKQQQSYSDHSDRFTGWFQVLSRESLTGRCYWEVEWRGGGVGVAVAYKNISRAGLGEKRGFGYNDKSWSLCYDSNGFKFWHNKVQTVLSGPPSTRVGVYLDHRAGILSFYSVSETMTLLHRVQTTFTQPLYAGLWLYFSAGATAELIKVKQRRQVHVDP